The Candidatus Scalindua japonica genome includes a region encoding these proteins:
- a CDS encoding glutamate synthase subunit beta — protein sequence MGKPSGFLEMDRKPGVKLPVDERIKNFQEFEQNVSDSELESQASRCMDCGIPSCHAYGCAVKNRIPDWNDLVYKGHWKRALAMLHSTNNFPEFTGRVCPATCEASCTLSINRRAVTIRQIEKQIAERGWSEGWIQPQPAEAKTGKRVAIVGSGPAGLAAAQQLVRKGHDVTVFEKDDRIGGMLRYGIPDYKIDRSVLERRLNQLKEEGVSFETQVNAGIDISGMYLSRTFDAVVICVGAQIPRNLVIPGRDLDGVHFAMPFLTQQNRRIAGDIITDKEVITAEGKSVIVIGGGDTGSDCIGTSIRQGAASVTHIYYQDVPPKDRPPCNPWPEWPKTFSTSSSQEEGCERFWKYQTKEFIGKNGKLTGLKVAELDWTRPEDGSRGTYTEKPGSEKIFPADLVFISIGFQHCEHGPLINDLKLELDKKGGIKIDDNKMSCLPGIFAAGDAELGASLVVRAIYSGRQAASGVHQYLMSERQSSAVE from the coding sequence GTGGGTAAACCGTCAGGATTCCTCGAAATGGACAGAAAGCCAGGTGTTAAACTTCCGGTCGATGAACGCATAAAAAATTTCCAGGAATTTGAGCAAAATGTTTCTGACAGCGAATTGGAATCACAGGCAAGTCGCTGTATGGATTGTGGGATTCCATCGTGCCATGCCTATGGTTGCGCGGTAAAGAATAGAATACCGGATTGGAATGATCTTGTTTATAAAGGCCATTGGAAGCGCGCATTGGCCATGCTTCATTCAACGAATAACTTTCCTGAGTTTACCGGACGAGTTTGTCCGGCTACATGTGAAGCATCATGCACATTATCAATTAACAGAAGAGCTGTCACTATAAGACAGATTGAAAAACAGATTGCCGAACGAGGCTGGTCTGAGGGTTGGATACAGCCTCAACCTGCTGAAGCGAAGACAGGCAAACGTGTAGCAATTGTTGGCTCCGGGCCTGCAGGGCTCGCAGCAGCACAACAATTGGTCAGAAAAGGCCATGACGTTACCGTATTTGAAAAAGATGACAGGATTGGAGGTATGTTACGTTATGGTATACCTGATTATAAAATCGATAGAAGTGTACTTGAAAGAAGGTTGAATCAACTGAAAGAAGAGGGTGTCTCTTTTGAAACACAAGTAAATGCGGGCATTGATATTTCAGGGATGTATTTATCACGAACGTTCGATGCTGTAGTTATTTGTGTTGGAGCACAAATTCCCAGGAATCTTGTAATCCCCGGAAGAGATTTAGATGGTGTCCATTTTGCGATGCCTTTTCTCACTCAACAAAACCGCAGAATAGCAGGTGATATCATTACGGATAAGGAAGTGATTACTGCTGAAGGAAAGAGTGTCATTGTTATTGGAGGTGGTGATACAGGGTCAGATTGTATCGGTACCAGTATCCGCCAGGGAGCGGCAAGTGTAACACATATTTATTACCAGGATGTTCCCCCAAAGGATCGCCCACCTTGTAATCCATGGCCTGAATGGCCAAAAACGTTCAGTACCAGTTCATCTCAGGAAGAGGGTTGTGAGAGATTCTGGAAATATCAGACAAAAGAGTTTATAGGTAAAAATGGTAAACTGACTGGACTGAAAGTGGCAGAACTAGATTGGACGAGACCAGAGGATGGTTCACGCGGCACTTATACAGAAAAACCTGGTTCCGAAAAGATTTTTCCTGCTGATCTGGTTTTCATCTCAATAGGTTTTCAACATTGTGAGCACGGCCCTCTTATCAATGACCTGAAGCTTGAACTTGATAAAAAAGGCGGGATAAAGATAGATGACAATAAGATGAGTTGTC
- the gltB gene encoding glutamate synthase large subunit — METKADMLEINNFKNVNLAGQPERSGLYDPIYEHDACGVGFVANIDGTPTHSIVSNSIQISINLEHRGAIGSDKLTGDGGGLLLQIPDDFLRQVCSEQDLALPPEEKYGIGMFFMPQEEAKIKECRQTVQKIVEAEDCRFLGWRDVPSNGNSLGEISRLTQPTVHQLFITSKTLEGENFERKLYIIRRCIENEISSWTNGDYSQFYVCSFSHKTIVYKGLLTGNQLPVFFPDLSDPRFTSAFAIIHQRYSTNTFPAWNLAQPFRCLAHNGEINTLRGNINQMKAREKNLESELLGKDIEKIKPVIHDEYGSDSAVFDNVFELLVKSGRSLSHSAMMMVPEACGKKYYMSEDKRAFYEYHAAFMEPWDGPAAIVITDGRFIGAMLDRNGLRPARYTVTKNGMIIMASETGVLDIPGEEVRQRGRLQPGKMFLVDLEQNRIVPDNEIKAKISRQSPYRRYLKENLIELRGLFNPSRIPEIDLEVLRKQQHAFGYTDEDINTTISHMASRGQEPIGAMGNDNALAVLSNKPQLLYNYFKQLFAQVTNPPIDPLREELVMSLMNYIGKKGGFLEETPEHCRQIKLSHPILTPTDMWRIRNANHPGLMVRKIDILFPTQGGGEALKSAMNSLFEKAERHISDGANILVMTDRHISKERCAIPSLLAVSGLHHHLIRKGLRGSCGLIIETGEAREVMHFTLLIAFGITAICPYVAFSTVREMAEQEYLVEKKDPEDAMDAYISAVKKGLLKSFSRMGISTIRSFFGSQIFEAVGIDKAVIDEYFCDTASRIGGIGMEEIAQEVYARHLNAFPYDGKHDEFLDVGGYYSVRHGGEKHLWNPETVYKLQQATRNNDYKIFKEFTQLVDGQTKELATLRGLFEFKESAKINIEEVEPVENIMKRFMTAAMSFGSISKESHESIAIAMNRIGGRSNSGEGGEDPERFEKLPNGDWKISKIKQVASGRFGVTSEYLVNAEEIQIKMAQGAKPGEGGQLPGHKVSRDIAKVRHTTPGVSLISPPPHHDIYSIEDLKQIIYDLHCANSKAKVCIKLVAASGVGTVAAGVSKAKADQVLISGYDGGTGAAPWSSIMHAGLPWELGLADTQQTLVANQLRDRIIVQTDGQLKTGRDIVIAALLGAEEYCFGTSVLVTLGCVLMRKCHLNTCPVGVATQNPELRANFDGQAEFVERFFRFLAQEMREFMAELGFKTVDEMVGRVDKLEVRKAIDHWKAKKLDFSALLTHPDPDGKTTLHCIKKQDHELSMSLDNELIKLSENALTKKEQVIIDIPIRNINRTVGTILSSEVTRKYGSAGLPEDTIQLNLKGYAGQSLGAFLVPGITIRVEGDANDYVGKGMSGGKIIVNPFKESTFKPYQNIIAGNVILYGATGGEVFLHGMAGERFAVRNSGATAVVEGVGDHGCEYMTGGTVVVIGQTGNNFGAGMSGGIAYVYDEHEWFGMKCNLDMVDLESVWTDEDKNCLHTLLTKHFEYTQSARAKDILDHWDSRLPLFVKVMPMEYKQSLERIRQEEHRDDELVLATEEVFSG, encoded by the coding sequence GTGGAAACAAAAGCTGATATGCTGGAAATTAATAATTTCAAAAATGTAAATTTAGCCGGACAACCCGAAAGATCTGGATTGTATGATCCGATATACGAACATGACGCCTGTGGCGTCGGTTTTGTGGCGAATATAGATGGAACTCCAACACATTCTATAGTTTCAAACTCTATTCAGATTTCAATCAATTTAGAACATCGCGGTGCTATTGGGAGCGACAAACTGACGGGAGATGGAGGTGGGCTTTTATTGCAAATTCCGGATGATTTTCTTCGTCAAGTTTGTTCTGAACAAGATCTTGCTTTACCTCCTGAAGAAAAATATGGTATAGGTATGTTTTTTATGCCTCAGGAAGAAGCCAAGATTAAAGAATGCAGGCAAACTGTACAAAAAATTGTTGAGGCTGAAGATTGCAGATTTTTAGGATGGCGAGATGTTCCATCCAACGGCAATTCACTTGGAGAGATCAGCCGTTTGACACAACCTACGGTACATCAGCTTTTTATTACAAGTAAAACGCTTGAAGGTGAGAACTTTGAAAGAAAACTATACATCATAAGACGTTGCATAGAAAATGAGATTTCATCTTGGACAAATGGAGATTACAGTCAGTTTTACGTCTGTAGTTTCAGCCATAAAACTATTGTCTATAAAGGATTACTCACAGGAAACCAACTTCCGGTTTTCTTTCCTGATCTGAGTGATCCACGTTTTACATCAGCATTTGCAATAATTCATCAACGATACAGCACAAACACATTCCCGGCCTGGAACCTTGCTCAACCTTTCAGATGCCTTGCGCATAATGGAGAAATAAATACTCTTCGTGGCAATATTAATCAGATGAAGGCACGTGAGAAGAACCTGGAGTCTGAGCTTTTAGGTAAAGATATAGAGAAGATAAAACCTGTTATTCATGATGAATACGGAAGTGATTCAGCAGTCTTTGACAATGTTTTTGAATTGCTTGTCAAATCCGGCAGATCACTTTCACATTCTGCCATGATGATGGTTCCCGAGGCTTGCGGTAAGAAGTATTATATGAGTGAAGACAAACGCGCATTTTATGAATACCACGCCGCATTTATGGAACCATGGGATGGACCTGCTGCCATTGTGATTACTGATGGACGTTTTATCGGTGCAATGCTGGACAGAAATGGATTAAGACCAGCGCGTTACACAGTTACTAAAAACGGTATGATAATCATGGCCTCCGAGACTGGTGTTCTTGACATACCGGGAGAGGAAGTTCGTCAACGTGGTAGATTACAACCCGGCAAAATGTTCCTGGTTGATTTAGAGCAAAACCGGATCGTTCCTGATAATGAAATAAAGGCAAAAATTTCCAGACAATCGCCCTATCGCCGTTATTTAAAAGAAAACCTTATTGAACTTCGCGGATTATTTAATCCGTCAAGGATACCTGAAATAGATTTGGAAGTATTAAGGAAGCAACAACATGCATTCGGATATACTGATGAGGATATCAATACCACTATTTCACATATGGCAAGCCGTGGACAGGAACCGATAGGCGCCATGGGAAATGACAATGCACTGGCGGTATTGTCTAACAAACCTCAACTGTTGTATAACTATTTTAAGCAGTTATTCGCCCAGGTAACCAACCCACCCATCGACCCGTTACGTGAAGAGCTCGTTATGTCACTGATGAATTACATCGGGAAAAAAGGCGGATTCCTTGAGGAAACGCCGGAACATTGCAGGCAGATTAAACTGTCTCACCCAATATTAACACCTACAGATATGTGGCGAATTCGAAATGCAAATCATCCTGGTCTGATGGTAAGAAAGATCGACATTCTATTTCCAACTCAAGGTGGAGGAGAAGCCTTGAAGTCTGCCATGAATTCACTTTTCGAAAAAGCAGAAAGACATATTTCGGACGGAGCTAATATACTGGTCATGACGGACAGGCATATCAGCAAAGAGCGTTGTGCTATTCCATCTCTTCTGGCCGTTTCAGGTCTGCATCATCACTTAATCAGGAAGGGATTGCGCGGCTCGTGCGGACTGATTATTGAAACAGGAGAAGCAAGAGAGGTGATGCACTTTACTCTTTTAATTGCATTTGGAATCACAGCAATTTGTCCTTACGTCGCTTTCAGCACAGTAAGAGAAATGGCGGAGCAGGAGTACCTGGTAGAGAAAAAAGATCCGGAAGATGCGATGGATGCCTATATTTCAGCTGTTAAAAAAGGGCTCTTAAAGTCATTCAGCCGTATGGGTATTTCAACAATTCGTAGCTTTTTCGGGTCTCAGATTTTTGAGGCTGTTGGAATTGATAAAGCAGTCATTGATGAATACTTCTGTGACACTGCATCACGAATTGGTGGTATCGGAATGGAAGAGATAGCACAGGAAGTTTACGCTCGACACCTTAATGCCTTTCCGTATGATGGCAAACATGATGAATTCCTTGATGTCGGAGGCTATTATTCAGTTAGACATGGTGGAGAAAAGCATCTCTGGAATCCGGAGACCGTCTATAAATTACAGCAGGCAACACGAAACAATGACTATAAAATCTTTAAAGAGTTCACGCAGCTTGTTGATGGTCAGACAAAAGAACTGGCAACATTACGTGGTCTTTTTGAATTTAAGGAGTCTGCTAAGATTAATATTGAAGAAGTTGAGCCTGTAGAGAATATAATGAAGCGATTTATGACTGCCGCAATGTCATTCGGTTCAATAAGTAAAGAATCTCATGAATCTATTGCTATTGCAATGAATAGAATTGGAGGTAGAAGTAATTCTGGTGAAGGAGGAGAAGATCCTGAACGTTTTGAAAAACTGCCAAACGGCGATTGGAAGATTTCCAAAATCAAACAAGTTGCTTCAGGCAGGTTTGGGGTAACCAGTGAATATCTGGTAAATGCGGAAGAGATCCAGATCAAGATGGCACAGGGAGCTAAACCTGGTGAAGGAGGACAGTTACCCGGACATAAGGTGAGTCGAGACATTGCAAAGGTACGACATACTACACCCGGAGTTTCATTGATTTCACCGCCACCTCATCATGATATTTATTCTATTGAAGACTTAAAGCAGATAATTTACGATCTCCATTGCGCAAACTCTAAAGCAAAAGTGTGCATAAAGTTGGTAGCCGCATCAGGCGTAGGCACTGTTGCTGCGGGTGTATCCAAAGCAAAAGCAGATCAAGTATTAATCAGTGGTTATGATGGAGGTACCGGAGCTGCGCCATGGTCAAGTATTATGCACGCCGGTTTGCCATGGGAGCTTGGACTGGCAGACACGCAACAAACTCTTGTTGCCAACCAACTCCGTGATAGAATTATTGTACAGACGGATGGTCAGTTAAAAACGGGAAGAGATATCGTCATTGCGGCACTGCTTGGCGCGGAAGAATACTGTTTTGGTACTTCCGTTCTGGTTACGTTGGGTTGCGTGCTTATGAGGAAATGCCATTTAAACACCTGTCCTGTAGGCGTGGCTACTCAAAATCCGGAGTTACGAGCCAATTTTGATGGACAGGCTGAGTTTGTTGAACGTTTTTTCAGATTTCTTGCTCAAGAGATGAGAGAATTCATGGCTGAACTGGGTTTTAAAACCGTTGATGAAATGGTTGGACGTGTAGACAAACTTGAAGTAAGAAAGGCAATAGACCATTGGAAGGCTAAAAAACTTGATTTCAGCGCTCTCTTAACTCACCCGGACCCTGATGGAAAAACAACATTACACTGTATCAAGAAGCAGGACCATGAGTTATCCATGTCACTTGATAATGAATTAATAAAATTGTCTGAAAATGCATTAACAAAAAAAGAACAGGTAATTATTGATATTCCAATACGTAATATTAATAGAACTGTAGGAACAATACTTAGTAGTGAAGTCACGAGAAAATACGGTTCTGCCGGACTTCCTGAAGATACAATCCAATTGAATCTCAAAGGATATGCCGGACAAAGCCTTGGAGCATTCCTGGTCCCGGGTATTACCATACGTGTAGAAGGAGATGCTAATGACTACGTCGGAAAGGGAATGTCAGGTGGCAAAATTATTGTGAACCCATTTAAAGAATCAACGTTCAAACCGTATCAAAATATTATTGCAGGTAACGTAATTCTCTACGGAGCTACAGGAGGAGAAGTTTTTCTTCACGGTATGGCAGGAGAACGTTTTGCTGTACGAAATAGCGGTGCAACTGCTGTGGTTGAAGGAGTTGGTGATCATGGTTGCGAGTATATGACCGGAGGAACGGTAGTCGTTATCGGACAGACCGGCAACAACTTTGGGGCCGGCATGAGTGGTGGTATCGCATATGTTTACGACGAGCACGAATGGTTCGGTATGAAATGCAACCTGGACATGGTCGATCTGGAAAGTGTCTGGACAGACGAGGACAAGAACTGCTTACACACACTGCTGACTAAACACTTTGAATATACACAAAGTGCCAGAGCAAAAGACATTCTTGATCATTGGGATAGTCGTCTGCCATTATTTGTTAAAGTTATGCCAATGGAATATAAGCAATCATTAGAACGGATCAGACAGGAAGAGCACCGTGATGATGAGCTGGTATTAGCAACAGAGGAGGTGTTTAGTGGGTAA
- a CDS encoding RidA family protein — protein MAKATNKNYTLKELDSMSTEEAQKLSFAARDKLLDLVIADGRKIGGKQPARQVGLMCDWFEEDVVRLQKIKAIKINCGGFIPIAKNGEVPTLDPNGQFKLIFENVKGALKKAGTNFDRVINTVIFMKNIDYWGEMNEVYRKYIKCSPTRAVIGCQDLNKTYQIEIVSLHAYKVAK, from the coding sequence ATGGCTAAGGCAACGAATAAAAATTATACGTTAAAAGAGTTAGATAGTATGTCTACAGAGGAAGCACAAAAACTATCATTTGCCGCAAGAGACAAACTTCTTGATTTAGTCATTGCAGATGGCAGAAAAATAGGAGGCAAACAGCCTGCCAGGCAAGTTGGTTTGATGTGTGACTGGTTTGAGGAAGATGTGGTACGTCTTCAGAAGATTAAGGCAATTAAAATAAACTGCGGAGGGTTTATACCAATTGCTAAAAACGGTGAAGTTCCGACATTAGACCCCAATGGACAATTCAAATTAATATTTGAAAATGTAAAGGGTGCCCTTAAAAAAGCCGGTACAAATTTTGACAGAGTTATTAATACTGTCATCTTCATGAAGAATATAGATTATTGGGGCGAGATGAATGAGGTGTATAGAAAATATATCAAATGTTCTCCAACACGCGCTGTGATTGGCTGCCAGGATCTTAATAAAACTTATCAAATTGAGATTGTAAGTCTACACGCATACAAAGTGGCAAAATAG
- a CDS encoding alpha-keto acid decarboxylase family protein: MAAAKTISEYLLQKLFTHGVRHMFGVPGDYVLSFFHQVESSSIKVINTCDEQGAGFAADAYARVKGLGVVCVTYCVGGLKVTNTTAQAFAEKSPVVVISGAPGTNERIKSPLLHHKVREFDTQLKVFEQITVASTVIDNPQTACREIDRVIDAALQHKRPVYIELPRNMVSVTALPYYLPQDIPLPRDDNALKEALLEARDIINTSRKPVIVSGIELHRYGLQDEFLQFIDKTNIPVVSTPLSKSVISEHHPQYMGIYEGAIGRSDIREYVESSDCLVLLGAFMTDINLGLFTACLDQGRSIYATSEKVYIHYHAYENVSLGDFLKGLLQTDIDKRETGAIPHPKPLQPLQPVTGKKITINYLFRSLNAFLDKNTVVIADTGDAMFGAMDITIHKETKFLAPAYYASMGFAVPGSLGVQLADPNLRPLVLVGDGAFQMTGMELSTSARYQLSPIIIVLNNSGYGTERPMLDGSFNDLTTWAYSSIPDILKSGRGFSIKTEDQLEEALTLSRQYAEDICILDVQIDADDKSLALESIAKAFASRV, from the coding sequence ATGGCCGCTGCGAAAACTATAAGTGAATATCTTTTACAAAAACTATTCACACATGGTGTCAGGCATATGTTTGGTGTTCCGGGTGATTATGTTCTTAGTTTTTTTCATCAAGTGGAATCCAGTTCAATAAAGGTTATTAATACGTGTGATGAGCAGGGGGCAGGTTTTGCGGCTGATGCTTATGCAAGAGTAAAAGGTTTAGGGGTGGTGTGTGTTACCTACTGCGTTGGTGGTTTGAAGGTTACAAATACAACCGCCCAGGCTTTTGCAGAAAAGTCTCCGGTTGTTGTAATAAGTGGAGCGCCGGGAACGAATGAAAGAATAAAGTCACCGCTCCTGCATCATAAGGTCAGAGAATTTGATACGCAATTGAAGGTCTTTGAACAGATAACGGTAGCATCGACGGTTATTGACAATCCTCAGACTGCATGTCGCGAAATTGACCGTGTAATAGATGCCGCTTTACAACACAAGAGGCCTGTTTATATTGAATTGCCACGTAATATGGTTTCTGTTACCGCGCTACCCTATTATTTACCACAGGATATACCTCTTCCACGTGATGACAATGCACTTAAGGAAGCACTGCTTGAGGCAAGAGATATCATCAACACATCAAGAAAGCCTGTAATTGTTTCCGGTATTGAGCTGCACAGGTACGGGTTACAGGACGAATTTCTTCAGTTTATAGATAAAACCAATATTCCGGTTGTTTCTACACCTCTGAGTAAATCGGTTATCAGTGAACACCATCCTCAATATATGGGTATTTATGAGGGGGCCATTGGTCGGAGTGATATTAGAGAATATGTAGAATCGAGTGATTGCCTTGTACTTCTGGGCGCGTTTATGACAGATATAAATCTTGGTCTGTTTACAGCGTGTCTTGACCAGGGTCGATCAATTTATGCAACCAGTGAAAAAGTATATATACATTATCACGCATATGAAAATGTGAGCCTGGGTGATTTTCTTAAAGGACTTTTGCAGACTGATATTGACAAACGAGAGACCGGGGCTATTCCTCACCCGAAACCCCTTCAGCCACTTCAACCGGTTACGGGGAAGAAAATTACAATAAACTATTTATTTCGGTCTCTTAATGCCTTTCTTGACAAAAACACCGTAGTCATCGCAGATACCGGAGATGCTATGTTCGGCGCCATGGATATAACAATACACAAGGAGACGAAGTTTCTTGCACCTGCGTATTACGCGTCAATGGGATTTGCCGTACCGGGAAGCCTTGGTGTACAATTAGCTGATCCCAATCTTCGACCACTTGTATTAGTTGGAGATGGAGCTTTTCAAATGACAGGAATGGAACTGTCAACTTCAGCAAGATATCAACTTAGCCCGATTATTATTGTTTTGAATAATAGTGGTTATGGGACTGAACGTCCGATGCTGGATGGCAGCTTCAACGATTTAACAACATGGGCATATAGTTCTATTCCTGATATTCTTAAGTCGGGTAGAGGGTTTAGCATTAAGACTGAAGATCAACTTGAAGAGGCGTTAACACTCTCCCGTCAATATGCTGAAGATATCTGTATTCTTGATGTACAAATAGATGCTGATGATAAGTCATTGGCTCTCGAGTCTATAGCGAAAGCATTTGCCAGTCGCGTTTAA